A portion of the Bacillus oleivorans genome contains these proteins:
- a CDS encoding YitT family protein translates to MPFGLKLKNIIFILIGSAIFSFGIVHFNIQNNLAEGGFTGITLLLYAVFKWDPSYTNLILNIPLFFIGWKLLGRTVFIYTLIGTLGVSVFLWIFQRYHYIIPLQDDLALAALFAGVFIGVGLGITFRYGGTTGGVDIIARLVHKYAGWSMGRTMFIFDACVITLSLFTYLNYREAMYTLVAVFVGARVIDFIQEGAYSARGAMIISDKHEEIANKIMEEMDRGVTVLNGHGSFTKQKREVLYCVVAKNELVRLKGIIQSVDPHAFVSVTFVHDVLGEGFTLDENKLPIER, encoded by the coding sequence ATGCCATTTGGCTTAAAACTGAAAAACATCATATTTATTTTAATCGGTTCTGCCATTTTTTCCTTTGGAATTGTTCACTTTAATATACAAAACAATTTGGCAGAGGGCGGATTTACCGGAATAACCCTGCTTCTTTACGCTGTATTTAAATGGGATCCTTCCTATACCAATCTTATTTTAAACATTCCGCTTTTTTTTATTGGGTGGAAGCTGTTAGGACGGACAGTATTCATTTATACTCTGATTGGAACCCTTGGGGTCTCTGTATTTCTATGGATTTTTCAAAGGTATCATTACATCATTCCACTTCAGGATGATTTAGCATTAGCAGCGCTTTTTGCCGGAGTTTTTATTGGAGTTGGCCTTGGAATTACCTTTAGATATGGAGGGACAACCGGAGGTGTTGATATCATCGCAAGACTTGTCCATAAATATGCGGGCTGGAGTATGGGGCGAACTATGTTCATCTTTGATGCCTGTGTAATTACGCTTTCCCTCTTTACATATTTAAACTATCGTGAAGCTATGTATACACTGGTTGCTGTCTTTGTCGGAGCACGAGTCATTGATTTTATCCAGGAAGGGGCATACTCAGCCAGAGGTGCCATGATTATTTCTGATAAACACGAGGAAATCGCTAATAAAATTATGGAGGAAATGGACCGCGGAGTAACGGTATTGAACGGGCATGGTTCCTTTACCAAGCAAAAAAGGGAAGTCTTATATTGTGTGGTCGCTAAAAATGAGCTTGTCCGGCTAAAAGGGATTATCCAGTCTGTTGACCCTCATGCATTTGTTTCGGTTACCTTTGTTCACGATGTTTTAGGGGAAGGCTTTACGCTCGATGAAAATAAATTGCCGATTGAAAGATAA
- the panB gene encoding 3-methyl-2-oxobutanoate hydroxymethyltransferase, producing the protein MKSTTEFLKMKENGEKIVMMTAYDYPAAKLSQAAGLDIILVGDSLGMVVLGYESTVPVTLADMTHHAKAVKRGAPDTFIVVDMPFMTYHQSMDQTLSNAAKLFQETGCHALKLEGAGDVIPKIKALTEAGIPVVAHLGLTPQTAGVLGGYKVQGKTKEAAEKLIDDAKRCEEAGAFAIVLECIPYQLAETISQQLMIPTIGIGAGPYTDGQVLVFHDLIQFGIERTAKFVKTYNNVNESIKGSIESYIHEVKSGSFPEIKHSYTMKEEELTALYGGSK; encoded by the coding sequence ATGAAATCAACTACTGAGTTTTTGAAGATGAAAGAAAATGGCGAGAAAATAGTGATGATGACCGCCTATGACTATCCTGCGGCTAAATTATCTCAAGCAGCTGGATTAGATATCATTTTAGTAGGAGATTCCTTAGGGATGGTCGTGTTAGGATATGAATCGACGGTTCCAGTAACCCTTGCTGATATGACCCATCATGCAAAAGCAGTAAAACGTGGAGCACCCGATACGTTTATTGTCGTTGATATGCCATTTATGACCTATCACCAATCAATGGATCAGACTCTTTCCAATGCAGCTAAACTATTTCAAGAAACCGGCTGTCATGCATTAAAGCTCGAAGGTGCAGGAGATGTGATACCAAAAATCAAGGCGCTTACAGAGGCAGGGATTCCAGTTGTCGCCCATTTAGGGCTTACTCCGCAAACAGCAGGAGTATTGGGCGGATATAAAGTACAAGGGAAGACAAAGGAAGCGGCTGAAAAATTAATCGATGATGCTAAGCGATGTGAGGAAGCCGGTGCCTTTGCCATAGTACTCGAATGTATTCCATACCAGTTAGCGGAAACAATATCACAACAATTAATGATTCCTACAATTGGTATAGGTGCAGGACCATATACAGATGGACAAGTCCTCGTCTTTCATGATTTAATCCAATTTGGAATCGAGCGGACTGCTAAGTTTGTGAAAACCTATAATAATGTAAATGAGTCTATAAAAGGCAGTATAGAAAGTTATATTCATGAAGTGAAATCAGGTAGTTTTCCGGAAATAAAACATTCTTATACAATGAAAGAGGAAGAATTAACGGCTCTTTACGGAGGAAGTAAATGA
- the bshB1 gene encoding bacillithiol biosynthesis deacetylase BshB1 — MNQATLHVLAIGAHPDDVEIGMAGTLAKLHNEGLKTGICDLTLADLSSNGTVEIRKNEARTAAEILGCTIRVNLGIPDRGIRLDDEQIRKVVTVIRTYRPKLIFIPYREDRHPDHGWCARLVEEAVFSSSIKNYRDTENLPPHRVDAVYYYFINGFHKPDFCVDITDTMEKKIASLKAYASQFSKAEAGRVETPLTNGYIETVEARERMMGKEVGVAYAEGYKTAKPLLLDSQGLGV; from the coding sequence GTGAATCAGGCAACCTTACATGTACTTGCGATCGGAGCACATCCAGATGATGTTGAAATTGGCATGGCAGGTACATTAGCCAAATTACATAACGAAGGTTTAAAGACAGGTATATGTGACCTTACATTGGCTGATTTATCTTCAAATGGTACAGTTGAAATTCGAAAAAATGAAGCCCGGACAGCAGCAGAAATTCTTGGCTGTACCATCAGGGTTAATCTTGGAATTCCCGATCGCGGCATTAGGCTAGATGATGAGCAGATAAGAAAAGTAGTGACTGTGATTCGTACTTACCGGCCTAAGCTTATTTTTATTCCTTATCGGGAAGATCGTCATCCTGACCATGGCTGGTGTGCCAGACTTGTGGAAGAAGCAGTTTTCTCAAGCTCGATAAAGAATTATCGGGATACGGAGAATCTTCCTCCTCATCGGGTAGATGCTGTTTATTATTATTTTATCAATGGCTTTCACAAGCCTGATTTTTGTGTTGATATAACTGATACTATGGAGAAAAAAATAGCCAGTCTGAAAGCTTATGCCAGCCAATTTTCAAAGGCAGAAGCTGGAAGAGTAGAAACACCGTTAACCAACGGATATATCGAAACGGTTGAAGCTAGGGAGCGTATGATGGGGAAGGAAGTAGGCGTTGCCTATGCGGAAGGATACAAAACTGCCAAACCGTTACTATTAGATTCCCAAGGATTAGGAGTATAG
- the panC gene encoding pantoate--beta-alanine ligase has protein sequence MKIITTIKEMQQEVKQLKNNQLSIGYVPTMGYLHEGHAALIDEARKNNDKVVISIFVNPLQFGPNEDFDAYPRDIDRDERIAKEHGVDFIFYPSVEEMYPRGLSVSLSVTDRTEVLCGKSRPGHFDGVVTVLTKLFHIIQPDRAYFGLKDAQQVAVVDGLITDYHFPLELIPIPTVREEDGLAKSSRNVRLTSSEREEAPQIYKTLLHAQELIKAGERDTISLVERLKEKLANSITGTIDYLEILSYPELRKLELAEGKVIIAVAVFYQKVRLIDNIILEVPRP, from the coding sequence ATGAAAATCATTACAACGATAAAAGAGATGCAGCAAGAAGTTAAACAGCTAAAAAATAACCAATTGTCGATCGGTTATGTGCCGACTATGGGTTATTTGCATGAAGGACATGCTGCTCTTATAGATGAGGCAAGAAAAAACAATGATAAAGTCGTCATTAGTATATTTGTAAATCCTCTGCAATTTGGACCTAACGAAGATTTTGACGCTTATCCGCGGGATATCGATAGAGATGAACGAATTGCAAAAGAGCATGGAGTCGATTTTATTTTTTATCCGTCCGTTGAAGAAATGTATCCTCGCGGGCTTTCCGTTTCTTTAAGCGTGACAGATCGCACTGAAGTACTATGCGGAAAATCGAGACCGGGTCATTTTGATGGAGTGGTAACTGTTTTAACGAAGCTTTTCCATATTATTCAGCCTGACCGTGCTTACTTTGGCTTAAAGGATGCTCAACAAGTTGCAGTTGTAGATGGTCTAATTACAGATTATCATTTTCCGCTAGAACTTATTCCTATTCCTACAGTACGCGAGGAAGACGGTCTAGCGAAAAGCTCTCGAAATGTTCGTTTAACCTCTAGCGAACGGGAAGAAGCTCCCCAAATCTATAAAACACTTTTACACGCGCAAGAGTTAATCAAAGCTGGGGAAAGGGATACTATTAGCCTTGTAGAAAGATTGAAAGAAAAGCTTGCGAATTCTATTACAGGTACGATTGACTATCTTGAAATTTTGTCATACCCTGAATTACGCAAGCTTGAACTAGCTGAAGGAAAAGTCATAATTGCCGTTGCTGTTTTCTATCAAAAGGTACGGTTAATCGATAACATAATATTAGAAGTACCAAGACCATAG
- the bshA gene encoding N-acetyl-alpha-D-glucosaminyl L-malate synthase BshA, with the protein MKLKIGITCYPTVGGSGVIATELGKLLAENGHEIHFITSSIPFRLQKIYPNIHFHQVEVNQYPVFHYPPYDIALATKMAEVINREELDILHVHYAIPHAVCAILAKHMSKRGVKIVTTLHGTDITVLGYDSSLTGAIRFGIEDSDCVTAVSNALVHQTHELIAPKKEIQTVYNFIDDRIYYKKKLPDLKAQLGIEENEKVIIHVSNFRKVKRVEDVVMAFAGIQNEINAKLLLIGDGPEMNVVFNLINELDIKSKVILLGKQENLEEIYSISDLMLLLSEKESFGLAALEAMACGVPCIGTAIGGIPEVIEDGKTGYLVELGDIEDVTNKAISILRDPAVHQRLSYASMERVRNCFKSSLIVSQYEAIYKSLLV; encoded by the coding sequence ATGAAGTTAAAAATAGGTATAACCTGTTACCCTACCGTTGGGGGATCTGGTGTAATTGCAACTGAATTAGGAAAGCTTTTAGCTGAAAATGGACATGAGATTCACTTTATAACATCCAGTATTCCTTTTCGCTTACAAAAAATATATCCTAATATTCACTTTCATCAGGTAGAAGTAAATCAATATCCTGTATTTCATTATCCGCCCTATGATATTGCGTTAGCTACTAAGATGGCTGAGGTCATTAATCGGGAGGAACTGGATATTCTTCATGTCCATTATGCAATCCCACATGCAGTTTGTGCAATCCTTGCTAAGCATATGAGTAAAAGGGGTGTTAAGATCGTTACAACACTTCACGGGACTGATATTACCGTATTAGGCTATGATTCCTCACTGACGGGAGCAATCCGTTTTGGAATTGAAGATTCTGACTGTGTGACAGCCGTGTCTAATGCTTTAGTTCACCAAACACATGAGCTAATTGCGCCTAAAAAAGAGATTCAGACTGTTTACAATTTTATCGATGACCGGATTTATTATAAAAAGAAATTGCCAGACCTTAAGGCTCAACTTGGGATTGAAGAAAATGAAAAAGTCATTATTCATGTCTCTAATTTCCGAAAGGTTAAGAGGGTTGAAGATGTGGTGATGGCTTTTGCCGGAATTCAAAACGAAATAAATGCTAAATTGCTGTTAATTGGGGACGGACCTGAAATGAATGTTGTCTTTAATCTGATTAATGAGCTGGATATTAAGTCAAAAGTGATTTTATTGGGAAAACAAGAAAATTTAGAGGAGATCTACTCGATTAGTGACTTAATGTTACTTTTATCTGAGAAAGAAAGCTTTGGACTGGCCGCACTAGAAGCAATGGCTTGTGGTGTTCCATGTATTGGTACTGCCATTGGGGGGATTCCCGAAGTGATTGAAGATGGAAAAACCGGTTATTTAGTCGAACTTGGCGACATAGAAGACGTAACGAATAAGGCAATTTCTATCTTACGTGACCCTGCTGTTCATCAGAGGTTATCCTATGCTTCTATGGAACGTGTTCGTAATTGCTTTAAATCCAGTTTAATTGTTTCGCAGTACGAGGCAATCTACAAAAGTCTCCTAGTGTAA
- a CDS encoding biotin--[acetyl-CoA-carboxylase] ligase, which translates to MNSNKQILLSLFNESPGGYLSGQQIAEQLGCSRTAVWKQIQSLRDDGYEIEAIRNKGYRIADRPNGVKEYDIITGLETNCMGQNCYYFETAASTQKIAHELAQKGEPEGTLVLADQQQSGRGRMDRPWFSPKGTGIWMSLILRPRLLPSQTPQLTLLTAVAAAQAIEEVTGLTPSIKWPNDLMINDKKCTGILTELQAESDQVRYLIIGIGINVNQVKEDFPAELQALATSLRMSKQQEFPRAKLVQEILKRFEKLYELYLNQGFLPIKLLWESYSNTLGKMIQAKTMHGTIEGKAIGLTDEGVLVLEESNGTQHKIYSADIS; encoded by the coding sequence ATGAATTCGAATAAACAGATACTGCTCTCGCTGTTCAATGAATCACCAGGGGGATATTTATCTGGCCAGCAAATTGCTGAACAGTTAGGCTGTTCGAGAACAGCCGTTTGGAAACAAATTCAAAGCTTACGGGATGACGGATATGAAATTGAAGCGATTCGGAATAAAGGGTATCGTATTGCTGATCGCCCTAATGGTGTTAAGGAATATGATATTATAACGGGCTTAGAAACAAATTGTATGGGTCAGAACTGTTATTATTTTGAAACGGCAGCTTCAACACAAAAAATAGCACATGAACTCGCTCAAAAAGGAGAACCAGAAGGAACTTTAGTTTTAGCTGACCAGCAGCAATCTGGCAGAGGACGTATGGACCGGCCATGGTTTTCTCCTAAAGGGACCGGCATTTGGATGAGCCTTATTTTAAGGCCAAGATTACTTCCGTCACAAACACCGCAGCTTACCTTACTTACAGCTGTAGCTGCAGCACAAGCGATTGAAGAAGTAACGGGTCTTACTCCTTCCATTAAATGGCCAAATGATTTAATGATAAACGATAAAAAGTGCACAGGGATTCTAACAGAGCTTCAGGCGGAATCGGATCAGGTCCGATATTTGATCATTGGGATTGGGATCAATGTCAACCAGGTGAAAGAAGATTTTCCGGCAGAGCTTCAGGCACTGGCAACTTCATTGAGAATGAGTAAACAGCAAGAATTTCCACGGGCAAAGTTAGTCCAGGAGATACTGAAAAGATTTGAAAAGCTCTATGAACTTTATTTAAATCAAGGATTTCTGCCTATCAAATTGTTGTGGGAAAGCTATTCCAATACACTTGGGAAAATGATTCAGGCAAAGACTATGCACGGAACCATTGAGGGAAAGGCAATTGGCTTAACGGATGAAGGTGTATTAGTTTTGGAAGAGTCTAATGGGACACAGCATAAAATCTATTCGGCCGATATCTCATAA
- the mgsA gene encoding methylglyoxal synthase, with the protein MNIALIAHDKKKNDLIQFVVAYKPIFEKHTLFATGTTGLKIHEATSLPITRFQSGPLGGDQEIGAMIAKNKMDMVIFFRDPLTAQPHEPDVSALIRLCDVYAVPLATNMGTAEILIRSLEQGDLDWRNLVRGKEGE; encoded by the coding sequence GTGAACATTGCCCTAATCGCCCATGATAAAAAAAAGAATGACTTAATCCAATTTGTTGTCGCCTATAAACCAATCTTTGAAAAACATACTTTGTTTGCAACGGGAACGACAGGATTAAAAATTCATGAAGCCACTTCACTTCCGATTACACGATTTCAATCGGGACCGCTAGGCGGAGATCAGGAAATTGGTGCCATGATTGCAAAGAATAAGATGGACATGGTGATATTCTTTCGCGATCCTTTAACAGCCCAACCGCATGAACCAGATGTCTCAGCTCTTATCCGATTATGCGATGTATATGCTGTTCCGCTTGCAACTAATATGGGAACAGCAGAGATCCTGATCCGTTCATTAGAGCAAGGAGATTTAGATTGGAGAAATTTGGTACGAGGGAAAGAAGGAGAATAA
- a CDS encoding nucleotide pyrophosphohydrolase — protein MNVKTMQEMQKEVDEYIGQFKEGYFSPLAMMARLTEEMGELAREINHYYGEKPKKHTETEKTVEEEIGDVLFVTICLANSLNIDLQAAHDRVMNKFQTRDKNRWTRKEVDKKNG, from the coding sequence ATGAATGTGAAAACCATGCAAGAGATGCAAAAGGAAGTTGACGAATATATTGGTCAATTTAAAGAAGGTTATTTTAGTCCTCTTGCCATGATGGCTCGATTAACCGAGGAAATGGGTGAACTGGCCAGAGAAATTAATCATTATTATGGCGAAAAGCCAAAGAAACATACAGAAACAGAAAAGACAGTAGAAGAGGAAATAGGAGATGTTTTATTTGTCACGATCTGTCTGGCTAATTCCTTAAATATTGATTTACAAGCTGCACATGACAGGGTGATGAATAAGTTTCAAACAAGAGACAAAAATCGCTGGACAAGGAAGGAAGTCGACAAAAAGAATGGATAA
- the dapB gene encoding 4-hydroxy-tetrahydrodipicolinate reductase, translating into MDKIKITIAGPRGKMGQEAVKMVLETESFELVSVIDYKHGGKSLAAVLPFVHTDIPIYGNAQDAFENTRPAVLIDLTTPEAGFQHAKAALMAGVRPVVGTTGFTNDQLDELKELSKSKEIGCIIAPNFAIGAVLMMKFSSWAAKYFQDIEIIEMHHDQKLDAPSGTAVKTAEMINQVREEKRQGHPNEKETVPGARGADQKGMRIHSVRLPGLIAHQQVMFGDSGQILTIRHDSTNRASFMSGVKVSVETVMKLDQLVYGLENILE; encoded by the coding sequence ATGGATAAAATTAAGATAACCATTGCCGGTCCCCGCGGAAAAATGGGCCAAGAAGCGGTAAAAATGGTGCTAGAGACAGAATCCTTTGAATTAGTGTCTGTGATTGATTATAAGCACGGCGGGAAATCACTGGCTGCTGTTTTACCTTTTGTACATACGGATATCCCTATATACGGGAATGCACAAGACGCTTTTGAAAATACCAGGCCGGCTGTATTGATTGACTTAACAACGCCTGAAGCTGGTTTTCAGCATGCGAAAGCAGCGCTAATGGCTGGGGTGCGGCCTGTAGTGGGAACCACAGGTTTTACAAATGATCAGTTAGACGAATTAAAAGAGCTATCAAAGTCAAAAGAAATTGGCTGTATTATAGCTCCTAACTTTGCAATCGGCGCGGTTTTAATGATGAAATTTTCATCATGGGCCGCTAAATATTTCCAGGATATCGAAATCATCGAAATGCACCATGACCAAAAGCTTGATGCGCCTTCTGGAACAGCCGTAAAAACAGCTGAAATGATTAATCAGGTAAGGGAAGAAAAACGTCAGGGGCATCCAAATGAAAAAGAAACAGTCCCAGGTGCAAGAGGCGCCGACCAAAAAGGGATGAGGATTCATAGTGTGCGTCTCCCTGGGCTCATTGCACACCAACAGGTCATGTTTGGCGACAGCGGACAGATTCTTACTATCCGTCATGATTCAACCAATCGTGCCTCTTTCATGTCTGGGGTTAAAGTATCAGTTGAGACGGTTATGAAATTAGATCAGCTTGTTTATGGACTGGAAAATATATTGGAGTAG
- a CDS encoding CCA tRNA nucleotidyltransferase codes for MTSPFEIGKPILKKLNEAGFVAYFVGGAVRDFLLDRKIGDIDIATSAKPEEVKSIFSKTVDVGIEHGTVLVIYKGEGFEVTTFRKESEYEEYRRPKSVEFISSLEEDLKRRDFTINAIAMDLDGEIHDPFNGKSDLEQKIIRCVGIPSERFMEDALRMMRAVRFQSQLGFQIEEETYNSLEHLSPLLGKIAVERIYSEWCKLLGGKYKSSAFQSLIDTGLYYRLPASKELSRGIHSFLNLDVNDLKTEESWLLLLHNSDIQLPYDVLKKWRTPKALQKKLHSLLTFLQFRLENAWSPFALYQAGISQALLVERVFNCLESRDLSVSSHLLKTLYNQLPIQNREELMINGNDLFSWTDLTPGPWMKEWIEKIEKAVIEGRVQNNKEAIREWFLNEFE; via the coding sequence ATGACTTCTCCATTTGAAATCGGAAAACCAATCCTAAAAAAATTAAATGAAGCGGGTTTCGTAGCCTATTTTGTTGGGGGAGCAGTCCGGGACTTTCTTTTGGACAGAAAAATAGGCGACATTGACATTGCTACCTCTGCAAAGCCAGAGGAAGTTAAATCAATCTTTTCGAAAACTGTTGATGTTGGGATTGAACATGGCACTGTCCTAGTTATTTACAAGGGTGAGGGATTTGAAGTCACTACGTTTCGGAAGGAGTCCGAGTATGAAGAATATCGTCGTCCGAAAAGTGTGGAATTTATTTCGTCTCTTGAAGAAGATTTAAAAAGAAGAGATTTTACAATTAATGCAATTGCAATGGATCTCGATGGAGAGATTCATGATCCCTTTAATGGAAAAAGTGATTTAGAGCAAAAAATAATCCGGTGTGTCGGCATCCCTTCTGAACGTTTTATGGAGGACGCCCTGCGAATGATGAGAGCTGTCCGCTTTCAAAGCCAGCTTGGATTTCAAATAGAAGAGGAAACGTATAACAGTTTAGAACATCTGTCTCCTTTACTTGGAAAAATAGCTGTAGAAAGAATTTATTCAGAATGGTGTAAGCTTCTCGGCGGAAAATACAAAAGCAGTGCATTTCAGTCTCTGATAGATACCGGACTGTATTATAGACTTCCGGCAAGTAAAGAGCTCTCTCGCGGAATTCATTCTTTCTTGAATTTAGATGTGAATGACTTAAAGACAGAGGAATCCTGGCTCCTGCTATTGCATAATAGCGATATCCAATTACCATACGATGTGTTAAAAAAGTGGAGGACACCTAAAGCTTTGCAAAAAAAGCTTCATAGTCTTCTCACATTTCTGCAATTTCGCTTGGAAAATGCGTGGTCCCCATTTGCTCTGTATCAGGCTGGAATTAGCCAGGCTTTATTGGTCGAAAGAGTTTTTAATTGTTTAGAAAGCCGAGATCTTTCGGTTTCTTCGCATTTATTGAAAACCCTTTATAACCAGTTACCGATCCAAAATCGAGAAGAGCTAATGATAAATGGAAATGATTTATTTAGCTGGACAGATCTCACTCCCGGTCCATGGATGAAGGAGTGGATCGAAAAAATAGAAAAAGCTGTGATTGAAGGACGTGTACAAAACAATAAAGAAGCGATAAGGGAGTGGTTTTTAAATGAATTCGAATAA
- the panD gene encoding aspartate 1-decarboxylase, which yields MFRIMMNAKIHRAHVTEADLNYVGSITIDEDLLDAVGMRPNEKVQVVNNNNGARFETYIIPGERKSGVICVNGAAARLVQKGDVVIIISYGLVPEDQLDMHSPKIAIMNEKNEIKELIKKEPARTVL from the coding sequence ATGTTTAGAATTATGATGAACGCTAAAATCCATCGTGCCCATGTTACAGAAGCTGATTTAAATTACGTTGGAAGCATAACCATAGATGAAGATTTATTAGATGCGGTGGGCATGCGCCCAAATGAAAAAGTTCAAGTCGTGAATAATAATAATGGTGCCCGTTTTGAAACCTATATCATCCCTGGAGAAAGAAAAAGCGGAGTGATTTGTGTTAACGGAGCTGCTGCTCGATTAGTTCAAAAAGGGGATGTCGTTATTATTATCAGCTATGGATTAGTCCCTGAGGATCAATTAGATATGCATTCTCCAAAAATTGCGATTATGAATGAAAAAAATGAAATAAAAGAACTGATTAAAAAGGAACCGGCGCGCACGGTTTTGTAA